The Clostridioides difficile genome has a segment encoding these proteins:
- a CDS encoding GNAT family N-acetyltransferase — translation MSRLERLEMKKVETKHLQQFNQLLRYVFQVTNHDLQQVGWEEREITLAKLPVLRQADVFGWFDEDKLVSQIAVYPFKINIFGQEYDMGGLTGVGTYPEYSNLGLMDKLMRQALTDMRERKQSISYLFPYSIPYYRRKGWEIISDKISFEIKDTQLPKPKEVSGEVERVSIEHEDVRNVYERFSKKSHASMIRSELAWEEYWRWDLDDLTCAIYYDKNHEAQGYVLYWISDEIFYIKEMVFVEEEARTGLWNFISAHFSMINKVVGNTYTDEPLAFLLEDGDIEENIKPYFMGRIVDIEQFINQYPFKEQENEVKLVFQLKDPLLDWNTGVFTLTVSKEGKGMLITGGDKYDLKLDIQTLTTMLLSYKRPTYLHRIKRIICDKEVVDLLENLIERENPYFSDYF, via the coding sequence ATGAGTCGACTAGAGAGACTCGAAATGAAGAAAGTAGAAACTAAGCATTTACAACAATTCAATCAATTATTACGTTATGTATTTCAAGTGACAAACCATGATTTACAACAAGTAGGTTGGGAGGAAAGAGAAATAACTCTTGCTAAACTACCTGTATTAAGACAAGCAGATGTATTTGGATGGTTTGATGAGGATAAATTAGTATCTCAAATAGCTGTTTATCCATTTAAAATTAATATATTTGGTCAAGAGTATGATATGGGTGGACTTACTGGTGTTGGAACATATCCAGAATATTCTAATTTAGGTCTTATGGATAAATTGATGAGACAAGCATTAACAGATATGAGAGAAAGAAAACAATCTATATCTTATTTATTTCCATACTCAATTCCATATTATCGTCGTAAGGGATGGGAAATAATATCAGATAAGATATCTTTTGAAATTAAAGATACTCAGTTACCAAAACCTAAAGAGGTATCAGGAGAAGTTGAGCGTGTAAGTATAGAACATGAAGATGTCAGAAATGTTTATGAACGCTTTTCTAAAAAGAGCCATGCGTCTATGATTAGAAGTGAGTTGGCATGGGAAGAATACTGGCGTTGGGATTTAGATGACTTAACATGTGCAATTTATTATGATAAAAACCATGAAGCACAAGGTTATGTATTATATTGGATTTCTGATGAAATATTCTATATTAAAGAAATGGTATTTGTAGAAGAAGAGGCACGTACAGGATTATGGAATTTTATAAGTGCTCACTTTTCAATGATAAATAAAGTGGTTGGGAATACATATACAGATGAACCATTGGCATTTTTACTTGAAGATGGAGATATAGAAGAAAATATAAAACCATATTTTATGGGTAGAATTGTTGATATAGAACAATTTATAAATCAATATCCATTTAAAGAACAGGAAAATGAAGTGAAGTTAGTCTTTCAATTAAAAGACCCTTTATTAGATTGGAATACAGGAGTGTTTACACTAACTGTTTCTAAAGAGGGTAAAGGTATGTTAATTACTGGTGGTGATAAGTATGACTTGAAGCTTGACATACAAACGCTTACAACTATGTTACTTAGCTACAAAAGACCAACTTATCTTCATAGAATAAAAAGAATTATTTGTGATAAAGAAGTAGTAGATTTATTAGAAAATCTTATTGAACGTGAAAATCCATATTTCTCAGATTATTTCTAA
- a CDS encoding LysR family transcriptional regulator: protein MNLNHLHYFRVLAKVEHYTKAATQLSITQPSLSHAISALEKELGTFLFEKQGRNVRLTKYGKFFLTYVDKALGELERGEKKLREYTSISKGIIDLGFIYTLGAYFIPDILGKFLEKESNKNISFSFGQGTTKKIVQGLKDEKFDLAFCSFVPNEPNIDFTAILQEELVVIVPYSHPLASNENIDLKDTKDYPFIFFSEDSGVRPIIDNLFEKVNVKPQIVCETEEDTAVAGLVSINYGIAVVPNIFALKYFNVKVLSITNPIHERYIYLATMKNKYLTPAVNSFKNFVINYSKSNNLIDKTE from the coding sequence ATGAACCTAAATCATTTGCATTACTTTAGAGTTTTAGCCAAAGTTGAGCATTATACAAAAGCAGCTACTCAATTGTCTATAACTCAACCAAGCTTAAGTCATGCTATATCTGCTCTTGAAAAAGAACTAGGAACATTTTTATTTGAAAAACAAGGTAGAAATGTTCGTTTAACTAAATATGGTAAGTTTTTTTTAACTTATGTTGATAAAGCATTAGGTGAATTAGAAAGGGGAGAAAAAAAGCTTAGAGAATATACCAGTATATCAAAAGGTATTATAGACTTAGGATTTATTTATACATTGGGAGCTTACTTCATTCCAGATATACTTGGTAAATTTTTAGAAAAAGAATCAAATAAAAATATTTCATTTTCATTTGGGCAAGGTACCACTAAAAAGATTGTGCAGGGTTTAAAAGATGAAAAGTTTGATTTAGCATTTTGCTCTTTTGTTCCAAATGAACCCAACATAGATTTCACAGCTATACTTCAGGAAGAATTGGTTGTAATAGTACCATATAGCCATCCTTTAGCCTCAAATGAAAATATAGATTTAAAAGATACAAAAGATTATCCTTTTATATTCTTTAGTGAAGATAGTGGTGTCAGACCAATTATTGATAATCTCTTTGAAAAAGTCAATGTAAAACCACAAATTGTATGTGAAACAGAAGAAGATACAGCTGTTGCAGGTTTAGTTTCTATTAACTATGGTATAGCAGTTGTTCCAAATATTTTTGCTCTTAAATATTTTAATGTAAAGGTATTATCAATAACAAATCCTATACATGAAAGGTACATATATTTAGCTACAATGAAAAATAAATATTTAACTCCTGCTGTTAATAGTTTTAAAAATTTTGTTATTAATTATAGTAAAAGCAACAATCTAATTGATAAAACTGAATAA
- the aroD gene encoding type I 3-dehydroquinate dehydratase: MKNIVQIKNISIGEGIPKICIPIVGKTKEEIVEAVNDLKGLCLDIVEWRVDFFENVENIQQVKEVLNELRKYIPDTPLLFTFRSIKEGGQKLISKDYYTILNKEISNTGLIDLIDVELFMGDEIVNEIVEFAHGKEVKVVMSNHDFNKTPQKEEIISRLCTMQKLGADLPKIAVMPQNERDVLVLLTATNEMVQVYADRPIITMSMAGMGVISRLCGEIFGSSLTFGAAKKVSAPGQISVEELNSILNVLHKSIN; the protein is encoded by the coding sequence ATGAAAAATATAGTACAAATAAAAAATATTAGCATAGGAGAAGGTATACCCAAGATTTGTATACCAATAGTTGGAAAAACTAAAGAAGAAATTGTTGAAGCAGTTAATGACTTAAAGGGACTTTGTTTGGATATTGTAGAATGGCGTGTTGATTTCTTTGAGAATGTAGAAAATATTCAACAAGTTAAAGAGGTTCTCAATGAACTAAGAAAATATATACCAGATACACCTCTATTATTTACATTTAGAAGTATAAAAGAAGGTGGACAAAAATTAATATCAAAAGATTATTATACTATTTTAAATAAGGAAATTTCTAATACAGGATTAATAGACTTAATAGATGTAGAGCTATTTATGGGAGATGAAATTGTAAATGAAATAGTCGAGTTTGCTCATGGAAAAGAAGTGAAAGTAGTTATGTCAAATCATGATTTTAATAAAACTCCCCAAAAAGAAGAGATTATATCTCGTTTATGCACAATGCAAAAATTAGGTGCAGACTTACCTAAAATAGCTGTTATGCCACAAAATGAAAGAGATGTTCTAGTGTTGCTTACAGCTACAAATGAAATGGTTCAAGTTTATGCAGATAGACCAATAATAACTATGTCTATGGCAGGAATGGGAGTTATAAGTCGCTTGTGTGGAGAAATATTTGGCTCTTCATTGACTTTTGGAGCAGCTAAAAAGGTTTCTGCACCAGGGCAAATATCAGTTGAAGAACTAAATTCAATACTAAACGTATTACATAAAAGTATTAATTAA
- a CDS encoding carbonic anhydrase: MRKLEEILEYNKSFVKNKEYEQYATSKHPNKKIVVLSCMDTRLTELLPKAMNLKNGDVKLIKNAGATIMHPFGSIMRSILVAIYEFDVDEVMVVGHHGCGMCNVDTDKLLNKILDRGISNDVILTLRSAGIDTKQWLHGFDSAEDSVKDSINLIKSHPLIPEGIIVHGLIISPETGRLDVVVNGYEDK; this comes from the coding sequence ATGCGAAAACTTGAAGAGATATTAGAGTATAACAAATCATTTGTAAAAAATAAAGAATATGAACAGTATGCAACATCAAAACATCCAAATAAAAAAATAGTAGTCCTATCTTGTATGGATACAAGATTGACAGAACTTTTACCTAAAGCCATGAATCTTAAAAATGGAGATGTCAAACTAATAAAAAATGCAGGTGCGACTATAATGCATCCGTTTGGAAGTATTATGAGAAGTATTTTAGTTGCAATTTATGAATTTGATGTGGATGAAGTTATGGTTGTAGGACACCATGGATGTGGTATGTGCAATGTAGATACAGATAAATTACTAAATAAAATATTAGATAGAGGAATATCAAATGATGTAATACTTACACTTCGTAGTGCAGGAATTGATACAAAACAATGGCTACATGGATTTGATTCAGCAGAAGATTCTGTAAAAGATAGTATTAATTTAATAAAAAGTCATCCTCTAATTCCAGAAGGAATTATTGTGCATGGTTTGATTATATCACCAGAAACTGGAAGATTAGATGTTGTTGTAAATGGATATGAGGATAAATAA
- a CDS encoding MarR family transcriptional regulator: MNSNSEEKLNDVFLQLMRIYFIRTHFYFDKLGLYQGQPQILFSLRMENGQSQKELADKRKVKASTTTVMIKRMEKTGLVERKQDEKDQRISRIFLTDKGLEVCKKVEEFNLELEREIFLGFSEEEKIVLRRLLMQVRDNLKAGCHKHEHEKYF, encoded by the coding sequence ATGAATAGCAATTCTGAAGAAAAATTAAATGATGTTTTCTTGCAATTGATGCGAATATATTTTATAAGAACTCATTTTTATTTTGATAAATTAGGCTTGTATCAAGGTCAGCCACAAATACTTTTTTCTCTTAGGATGGAAAATGGTCAAAGTCAAAAAGAATTAGCAGATAAAAGAAAAGTAAAAGCATCTACAACGACAGTTATGATAAAAAGAATGGAAAAAACTGGGCTCGTAGAAAGAAAACAAGATGAAAAGGACCAAAGAATTTCTAGAATTTTTTTAACAGATAAAGGCCTAGAAGTATGTAAGAAAGTTGAGGAGTTTAACCTAGAGTTAGAAAGAGAAATCTTTTTAGGATTTAGTGAAGAGGAAAAAATAGTACTTAGAAGACTTCTAATGCAAGTTAGAGACAATTTAAAAGCAGGATGTCATAAACATGAGCATGAAAAATATTTCTAA
- a CDS encoding ABC transporter ATP-binding protein/permease, whose protein sequence is MFKLIKYLKKSALSIVVIVCLLVVQAVCDLSLPAYTSNIVNVGIQQGGVENSVPSIIRKSELDKITLFMDKSNKDKVLDNYTLLNKEDYSKYKDKYPNLKDKSLYELNTKDKDTIDELNTIFGKAILIVSGLEGDSKEVKAMKSQIMSQLPSQGSEGVEVDIFKVLSMMPTEQLDKLTEEISKSFESMPESMITQSSVSYVKAEYEKIGIDTENMQNNYILLTGAKMLGIAMISMIATITVGFLAARVAASVGRNLRSGVFRKVMSFSNSEMNEFSTASLITRSTNDIQQIQMLMVMLLRIVFYAPIMAVGGIIKVLNTNTSMAWIIAVAVVAILSLIIVLFSVVMPKFKLVQKLVDKLNLVSREIITGIPVIRAFSTEKHEEKRFDEANKNLTKTNLFVNRVMTCMMPAMMLIMNLITVLIVWRGAYSVDSGAMQVGDMMAFIQYTMQIIMSFLMISMVSIMLPRASVSATRIDEVLVSDISIKDPEKSKVQEFKDDKKGLVEFKNVSFMYPDAEEPILTDISFTAKPGETTAFIGSTGSGKSTLINLIPRFFDVTEGEILLDGVNIKNVSQHNLREKIGYVPQKGVLFSGTIESNLKYGRKDATDEEMRAAAEIAQATEFIDSKPEAFKTEISQGGTNVSGGQKQRLSIARAIAKNPEVYIFDDSFSALDLKTDAALRKALKSQTAESTVLIVAQRISTILHAEQIVVLNEGKIVGIGTHKELLKNCEVYEQIALSQLSKEELANE, encoded by the coding sequence ATGTTTAAATTAATTAAATATTTAAAGAAGTCAGCCTTATCAATAGTAGTAATAGTATGCTTATTGGTAGTTCAAGCAGTATGTGACCTTTCTTTACCAGCATATACATCCAATATAGTAAATGTAGGTATACAGCAAGGTGGGGTAGAAAACTCAGTTCCATCTATAATTAGAAAGAGTGAACTAGATAAGATTACTTTATTTATGGATAAAAGTAATAAAGATAAAGTATTAGATAACTACACTTTATTGAATAAGGAAGATTATAGCAAGTATAAAGATAAGTATCCGAATTTAAAAGATAAATCTCTTTATGAGTTAAATACTAAAGACAAGGATACTATAGATGAATTGAATACTATTTTTGGTAAAGCTATTTTAATTGTATCAGGGCTTGAAGGAGATAGTAAAGAAGTAAAAGCAATGAAATCTCAGATAATGAGCCAACTTCCTTCACAAGGGAGTGAAGGTGTAGAGGTTGATATATTTAAGGTGTTATCAATGATGCCAACAGAACAACTAGACAAATTAACTGAAGAGATTAGCAAAAGCTTTGAAAGTATGCCAGAGAGTATGATAACACAAAGTTCAGTATCATATGTAAAAGCAGAATATGAAAAAATAGGTATTGACACAGAAAATATGCAAAATAATTATATATTACTTACTGGTGCAAAAATGCTTGGAATAGCTATGATTAGTATGATAGCTACGATTACAGTAGGATTTTTAGCAGCAAGAGTAGCAGCAAGCGTAGGAAGAAATTTAAGAAGTGGAGTTTTTAGAAAAGTTATGTCATTTTCAAATAGTGAAATGAATGAGTTTTCTACAGCATCATTAATCACTCGTAGTACAAATGATATTCAACAGATACAAATGTTGATGGTTATGCTACTTAGAATAGTTTTTTATGCTCCAATAATGGCTGTAGGGGGCATAATAAAAGTTTTAAATACTAATACTTCAATGGCTTGGATTATAGCAGTTGCAGTAGTAGCTATTTTATCTTTAATAATTGTACTATTCTCAGTTGTTATGCCTAAGTTTAAATTGGTTCAAAAGCTTGTTGATAAGTTAAACTTAGTAAGCCGTGAGATAATTACAGGTATTCCAGTTATCAGGGCTTTTAGTACTGAAAAACATGAAGAAAAAAGATTTGACGAAGCAAATAAAAATTTAACTAAAACAAATCTTTTTGTAAATAGAGTTATGACATGTATGATGCCTGCTATGATGCTTATAATGAACCTTATTACGGTTCTTATAGTTTGGAGAGGTGCATATAGCGTTGATTCTGGAGCAATGCAAGTTGGAGATATGATGGCATTTATACAATATACAATGCAGATAATAATGTCATTCTTGATGATATCAATGGTATCTATTATGCTTCCAAGAGCATCCGTTTCAGCTACACGTATAGATGAAGTATTGGTATCAGATATAAGTATTAAAGACCCAGAAAAATCAAAAGTACAAGAATTTAAAGACGATAAAAAAGGTCTTGTTGAATTTAAAAATGTTTCATTTATGTATCCAGATGCAGAGGAACCTATATTGACAGATATATCATTTACAGCAAAACCAGGAGAAACAACAGCATTTATAGGAAGTACTGGTAGTGGGAAGTCAACTCTTATAAATTTAATTCCTCGTTTCTTTGATGTTACTGAGGGAGAGATATTACTTGATGGAGTTAATATAAAAAATGTTTCTCAACATAATTTAAGAGAAAAAATTGGATATGTACCTCAAAAAGGAGTATTGTTCTCTGGTACAATAGAATCCAATCTGAAATATGGTAGAAAAGATGCAACAGATGAAGAAATGAGAGCGGCGGCTGAAATAGCTCAAGCTACAGAATTTATTGACTCTAAACCAGAAGCTTTTAAAACTGAAATTTCTCAAGGTGGAACAAATGTCTCTGGAGGTCAAAAACAAAGACTTTCTATTGCAAGAGCAATAGCAAAAAATCCAGAAGTTTATATATTTGATGATAGTTTTTCGGCTCTTGACTTAAAAACTGATGCAGCTCTTCGTAAAGCTTTAAAATCACAAACTGCTGAAAGTACAGTATTAATAGTTGCACAAAGAATCAGTACCATCTTGCATGCAGAACAAATAGTTGTTTTAAATGAAGGAAAAATAGTTGGAATAGGAACACATAAAGAGCTTCTAAAAAATTGCGAAGTTTATGAGCAAATAGCTTTATCACAACTTTCAAAGGAGGAGCTAGCTAATGAGTAG
- a CDS encoding ABC transporter ATP-binding protein/permease: MSRMGKGPMGKSIGAGQKANDFKGTMRKLIAYLSKFKVSIILVIVFAIGSASFSIVGPKILGKATTKIFEGLVSKVSGGNVGIDFDAIGKILALLLCLYLVSALFSFIQGFIMSGISQKVSYNLRQEISVKLDRLPMKYFDTKTHGEILSRITNDIDTLNQSLNQSMTQLITSVTTMIGVLIMMLSISGIMTLVALLILPISMFVISRIVKKSQKYFRSQQEYLGNVNGQVEETYSGQTIVKAFNREEESINEFDKLNDSLYNSAWKSQFLSGIMQPLMMFIGNLGYVMVSILGGWLAIKKTIEVGDIQSFIQYVRNFTQPMTQIAQVANLLQSTAAASERVFEFLEEEEEDQVVENAVSIDGLEGKIDFENVNFGYNSNKTIINDFSVNVKPGQKVAIVGPTGAGKTTIVKLLMRFYDVNSGSILIDGHNIKDFNRSELREMFGMVLQDTWLFSGSIMENIRYGKLNATDEEVIEAAKSAHVHRFIKTLPDGYKMKLNEEASNVSQGQKQLLTIARAILADPKILILDEATSSVDTRTEVLIQKAMDNLMEGRTSFVIAHRLSTIRDADMILVMNEGDIVEQGNHEELLKKGGFYANLYNSQFEEDEAM; this comes from the coding sequence ATGAGTAGAATGGGAAAAGGTCCTATGGGAAAATCTATAGGAGCAGGACAAAAAGCAAATGACTTTAAGGGAACCATGCGAAAACTAATTGCATATTTATCTAAATTTAAAGTATCAATAATTTTGGTAATTGTATTTGCTATTGGTAGTGCATCGTTTTCTATAGTAGGTCCAAAAATTTTAGGTAAGGCAACCACAAAGATATTTGAAGGATTAGTGAGCAAAGTCTCTGGAGGTAATGTAGGTATAGATTTTGATGCAATTGGAAAAATTTTAGCATTATTGCTTTGCCTTTACTTGGTAAGTGCACTATTCTCTTTTATACAAGGATTTATAATGAGTGGAATTTCTCAAAAAGTATCCTATAATTTAAGACAAGAGATTTCAGTAAAATTAGACAGATTGCCAATGAAGTATTTTGACACTAAAACACATGGTGAAATACTATCAAGAATTACAAATGATATAGATACTCTAAACCAAAGTTTAAATCAAAGTATGACACAACTTATAACATCAGTAACAACTATGATAGGTGTTTTGATAATGATGTTATCTATAAGTGGTATTATGACATTAGTGGCACTTTTAATATTACCAATATCAATGTTTGTAATTTCAAGAATAGTAAAGAAATCACAAAAATACTTTAGATCTCAACAAGAATATTTAGGGAATGTAAATGGTCAAGTTGAGGAAACTTATAGTGGTCAAACAATAGTAAAAGCATTCAATCGTGAAGAAGAATCGATTAATGAATTTGATAAATTAAATGATAGTTTGTATAATTCAGCATGGAAATCTCAATTTTTATCAGGGATAATGCAACCACTTATGATGTTTATTGGAAACTTAGGATATGTAATGGTGTCAATCTTAGGAGGTTGGCTTGCAATTAAGAAAACAATTGAGGTTGGAGATATACAGTCATTTATACAATATGTAAGAAACTTTACACAACCAATGACTCAAATTGCACAAGTTGCTAACTTACTACAGTCAACAGCAGCAGCTTCTGAAAGAGTATTTGAGTTCTTAGAAGAGGAAGAAGAAGACCAAGTTGTTGAAAATGCAGTTTCAATAGATGGTTTAGAAGGTAAGATTGATTTTGAAAATGTTAATTTTGGATATAATTCAAATAAGACTATAATAAATGATTTCTCAGTAAATGTTAAACCTGGTCAAAAAGTTGCTATTGTTGGACCTACAGGAGCAGGAAAAACTACTATAGTTAAGCTTTTAATGAGATTTTATGATGTTAATAGTGGTTCAATACTAATTGATGGTCACAATATTAAAGATTTTAATCGTAGTGAACTTAGAGAAATGTTTGGTATGGTTCTTCAAGATACATGGTTATTTAGTGGCTCAATTATGGAAAATATAAGATATGGTAAACTAAATGCTACAGATGAAGAAGTTATAGAAGCAGCTAAATCAGCACATGTTCATAGATTTATTAAAACATTGCCAGATGGATACAAAATGAAATTAAATGAAGAAGCAAGTAATGTTTCTCAAGGTCAAAAACAATTATTGACTATAGCGCGTGCCATTTTAGCAGACCCTAAAATCCTAATATTGGATGAAGCTACAAGTTCTGTTGATACTAGAACAGAAGTATTAATTCAAAAAGCTATGGATAATCTTATGGAAGGTAGAACAAGTTTTGTTATAGCACATAGATTATCAACTATACGTGATGCTGATATGATTCTTGTTATGAATGAAGGAGACATAGTTGAACAAGGAAATCATGAGGAACTTCTAAAGAAAGGTGGATTCTATGCTAATCTTTACAATTCTCAATTTGAAGAAGACGAAGCAATGTAG
- the hflX gene encoding GTPase HflX, whose product MDMTKKGITVGLNINNKPEDFNELMIELENLCSACNIDVVGSITQNAKQVNRAFYIGTGKVEELSNIIKQENADIVVFYNELSTSQLKNLEEKFNCEIIDRTALILDIFAQRAKTREAKLQVEVASLRYMLPRLIGSNENLGRQSGGVGTKNRGSGEKKLELDRRRIEEKITSLNRELDDLKFQRETQRNMRKKSNLPNVALVGYTNAGKSSIMNELVDIFKNSEEKKVFEKNMLFATLETSIRNIVLPDNKEFLLSDTVGFVSNLPHDLVKAFRSTLEEACEADVLLHIIDISNPSYKNHIKVTEDTLKQIGANDIPIINVYNKIDLVDEELLNDIVDDIDKEGIFVSAKKNINIDKMIKCICDSIFKDYIRCKLLIPYGEGHVASYFNDNTSVINTEYMEDGTLLDVECSNIEYNKYKKYVLE is encoded by the coding sequence ATGGATATGACAAAAAAAGGAATAACAGTAGGATTAAACATAAACAATAAACCTGAGGATTTTAATGAATTAATGATTGAGCTTGAAAACTTATGCTCAGCATGTAATATTGATGTTGTAGGAAGTATAACTCAAAATGCAAAACAGGTTAATAGAGCATTTTATATTGGTACAGGTAAGGTTGAAGAATTATCAAATATAATAAAGCAAGAAAATGCAGATATAGTTGTATTTTATAATGAGCTTTCTACATCACAGCTTAAAAACCTTGAAGAAAAATTTAACTGTGAAATTATAGATAGAACAGCATTGATACTTGATATATTTGCACAAAGAGCAAAAACTAGAGAAGCTAAACTACAAGTAGAGGTAGCAAGTCTAAGATATATGTTACCAAGGCTTATAGGTTCAAATGAAAATTTAGGTCGTCAAAGTGGTGGAGTAGGTACTAAAAATAGAGGTTCTGGTGAGAAGAAATTAGAACTCGACCGTAGAAGGATAGAAGAAAAGATAACTTCTCTAAATAGAGAATTAGATGATTTAAAATTCCAACGAGAAACTCAAAGAAATATGAGAAAAAAATCTAATCTTCCAAATGTAGCACTAGTTGGATATACAAATGCTGGAAAATCTTCAATAATGAATGAATTAGTTGATATATTTAAAAACTCTGAAGAAAAGAAAGTATTTGAAAAAAATATGCTATTTGCGACATTAGAGACTTCTATTAGAAATATAGTTCTTCCAGATAATAAAGAATTTCTATTGTCTGATACAGTTGGATTTGTAAGTAATCTACCACATGATTTAGTAAAAGCATTTAGGTCAACATTAGAAGAAGCATGTGAAGCAGATGTATTGTTGCATATTATTGACATTTCAAACCCAAGTTATAAAAATCATATTAAAGTAACAGAAGATACTTTAAAGCAAATTGGTGCAAATGATATTCCTATAATAAATGTTTACAATAAAATTGATTTAGTCGATGAAGAACTATTAAATGATATTGTAGATGATATAGACAAGGAAGGTATCTTTGTTTCAGCCAAAAAAAATATAAATATAGATAAAATGATAAAATGTATTTGTGATAGCATATTTAAAGACTATATAAGATGTAAGCTTTTGATTCCATATGGTGAGGGGCATGTAGCTTCCTACTTTAACGATAATACAAGTGTCATAAATACAGAATATATGGAAGATGGAACTCTTTTAGATGTAGAATGTAGTAATATAGAATATAACAAGTATAAAAAGTATGTTTTAGAATAA
- a CDS encoding flavodoxin domain-containing protein — MKNTVIIYKSKYGSTKKYAKWLSESLACDIFEIKDINLEKIIDYDTIILGGGLYACNIAGISFFKKHYDKLASKNLVVFGVGASPYDDSVIRKLREVNFKDKMNNIPCFYCRGEWDETKMSWLDTTLCSFLKKSISKKQHQGLNPIEAPLLLGEAFDWCDKKYLNPILDYVGNLQNTNL; from the coding sequence ATGAAAAATACAGTGATAATTTATAAAAGTAAGTATGGTTCAACAAAAAAATATGCTAAATGGCTTTCAGAATCATTAGCTTGTGACATTTTTGAAATTAAGGATATTAATCTGGAAAAGATTATAGATTATGATACAATTATTTTAGGTGGAGGTCTTTATGCTTGTAATATAGCAGGAATTTCTTTTTTTAAAAAACATTATGATAAATTAGCAAGTAAAAATCTAGTTGTTTTTGGTGTAGGAGCATCTCCATATGATGATTCAGTAATAAGAAAATTGAGAGAAGTTAATTTTAAGGATAAGATGAATAATATTCCTTGTTTTTACTGCCGTGGTGAATGGGATGAAACAAAAATGTCATGGCTTGATACTACTCTTTGTAGTTTTCTTAAAAAGTCAATATCTAAAAAGCAACATCAAGGTCTTAATCCAATAGAAGCACCTCTATTATTAGGAGAAGCTTTTGATTGGTGTGATAAAAAGTATCTAAATCCAATCCTTGATTATGTGGGTAATCTTCAAAACACAAACTTATAA